A genome region from Bufo gargarizans isolate SCDJY-AF-19 chromosome 2, ASM1485885v1, whole genome shotgun sequence includes the following:
- the LOC122927081 gene encoding gap junction gamma-1 protein-like encodes MPNMSWSFLTRLLEEIHNHSTFVGKVWLTVLIVFRIVLTAVGGESIYSDEQSKFTCNTKQPGCDNVCYDAFAPLSHVRFWVFQIIMISAPSVMYMGYAIHRIARMSEEDRRKHGHKKKSFSRWRAGENVEDPSDEEEEPMIYEAPAEPEKVESKDKENKKHDGRRRIKEEGLMKIYVFQLLSRAVFEVGFLAGQYFLYGFQVLPFFKCSTSPCPHTVDCFVSRPTEKTIFLLIMYVVSCLCLVLNICEMFHLGIGTIRDAIRSRRDSSPRQPPYNYSYPKNMTCPPEYNMVVKSDKSTKLPNSVMAHEQNLANVAQEHQCMSPNDNPPSDLTSLHKHLRVAQEQLDIAFQTYNSQVNGQTSRTSSPASGGTVVEQNWVNTAHEKQGAKPKAGSDKGSTSSKDGKTTVWI; translated from the coding sequence ATGCCCAATATGAGCTGGAGTTTCCTAACCCGTCTCCTAGAGGAAATTCACAATCACTCCACTTTTGTGGGGAAGGTATGGCTGACCGTCCTCATCGTCTTCCGGATCGTCCTGACCGCAGTGGGCGGAGAATCCATCTACTCCGATGAGCAGAGTAAATTCACGTGTAACACCAAGCAGCCGGGCTGCGATAACGTTTGCTATGACGCCTTTGCTCCGCTATCGCATGTGCGCTTCTGGGTCTTTCAGATCATCATGATTTCAGCTCCGTCCGTCATGTATATGGGCTACGCCATTCACAGGATCGCCCGCATGTCTGAGGAGGACAGAAGAAAACATGGCCACAAGAAGAAATCCTTCTCAAGATGGAGGGCGGGTGAGAACGTAGAAGATCCCAGCGATGAAGAAGAGGAGCCTATGATCTACGAAGCTCCAGCAGAGCCAGAGAAGGTGGAGAGTAAAGACAAGGAGAACAAGAAGCATGACGGGCGGAGGCGGATAAAGGAGGAAGGCCTGATGAAGATCTATGTCTTCCAGCTCCTCTCCAGGGCTGTTTTCGAGGTTGGCTTCTTGGCCGGACAGTATTTCTTGTATGGCTTCCAGGTCCTTCCTTTCTTTAAGTGCAGCACCTCGCCATGTCCACACACCGTAGATTGCTTTGTGTCCAGACCCACGGAGAAGACCATATTCTTGCTCATCATGTATGTGGTCAGCTGCCTGTGCCTAGTGCTCAATATCTGTGAGATGTTCCACCTCGGCATCGGCACCATCAGAGACGCCATCCGCAGCCGGAGGGATAGCAGCCCCAGACAACCGCCCTACAACTACTCCTACCCAAAGAACATGACGTGTCCCCCGGAATACAATATGGTGGTCAAATCGGACAAGTCCACCAAACTCCCCAACAGTGTGATGGCGCATGAGCAGAACCTGGCCAACGTGGCCCAGGAGCATCAATGTATGAGCCCCAATGACAACCCGCCCTCAGACCTTACCTCCTTACATAAACATCTGAGGGTGGCCCAGGAGCAGCTGGACATCGCCTTCCAAACCTACAATTCTCAGGTCAATGGCCAAACATCCCGGACCAGCAGCCCAGCGTCCGGGGGGACAGTAGTGGAGCAGAACTGGGTCAATACTGCTCATGAAAAGCAAGGAGCCAAGCCCAAAGCCGGCTCAGATAAAGGCAGCACCAGCAGCAAGGACGGGAAGACCACTGTGTGGATATGA